A part of Halomarina litorea genomic DNA contains:
- a CDS encoding enoyl-CoA hydratase/isomerase family protein has product MYDDVRYDTDGGIATITIDRPEVKNAFRRQTILELNAALRDAREDEGVYVVVLTGADDGFCAGADVSTMPDWSGEMTYEDYAGYLWGVQNVVRQLRGMSKPSIAGVGGPAVGAGCDFALACDLRVVGPNALLREGFVKVGLVPGDGGAWLLPRLVGEAKAREYLLTGRDITPEDCVDLGLAVEEREDPLAGAVALAEEILALPALAVRRTNDLVDPEQSFEEYCERAIDYQWDCVNDEEHSEAIAAFSEKRAPEYDRDYS; this is encoded by the coding sequence ATGTACGACGACGTTCGATACGACACCGACGGGGGCATCGCGACGATAACCATCGACCGGCCGGAGGTGAAAAACGCGTTCCGCCGACAGACCATCCTCGAACTGAACGCCGCCCTGCGCGACGCGCGGGAGGACGAGGGCGTCTACGTCGTCGTCTTGACGGGCGCGGACGACGGGTTCTGCGCGGGGGCGGACGTCTCCACGATGCCCGACTGGTCCGGGGAGATGACCTACGAGGACTACGCGGGCTACCTCTGGGGCGTCCAGAACGTCGTCCGCCAGCTCCGAGGGATGTCGAAACCCTCCATCGCGGGCGTCGGCGGCCCGGCCGTCGGTGCGGGGTGTGACTTCGCGCTCGCCTGCGACCTGCGTGTCGTCGGGCCGAACGCCCTCCTCCGCGAGGGGTTCGTGAAGGTCGGACTCGTCCCCGGCGACGGCGGGGCGTGGTTGCTCCCGCGACTCGTCGGCGAGGCGAAAGCCCGCGAGTACCTGCTCACGGGCAGGGACATCACCCCCGAGGACTGCGTCGACCTCGGACTGGCCGTCGAGGAGCGCGAGGACCCGCTCGCCGGCGCAGTCGCCCTCGCCGAGGAGATACTCGCGCTGCCCGCGCTGGCCGTCCGCCGGACGAACGACCTCGTGGACCCCGAGCAGTCCTTCGAGGAGTACTGCGAGCGAGCCATCGACTACCAGTGGGACTGCGTCAACGACGAGGAGCACTCGGAGGCCATCGCCGCCTTCTCGGAGAAACGCGCGCCCGAGTACGACCGGGACTACTCCTGA